Proteins encoded within one genomic window of Microbacterium sp. LKL04:
- a CDS encoding dihydrofolate reductase family protein: protein MRPLRYSINVTLDGCVDHLAGIPDPQTHAHAAEQIARADALLFGRTVYWMMEDAWRPPASDGRPEWMQPFAHTIDAAKKYVVSSTLGSVDWNAELVTGDLRTEVESLKATSGDGLYTAGVTLATTLAGWGLIDEYTFVVHPRLAGHGPRLFEGLQEPLDLELVDRVSFASGVTAETYVPRR, encoded by the coding sequence GTGCGCCCCCTCCGCTACTCCATCAACGTCACCCTCGACGGGTGCGTCGACCACCTCGCCGGCATCCCCGATCCGCAGACGCATGCCCACGCCGCAGAGCAGATCGCCCGCGCCGACGCCCTCCTGTTCGGCCGCACCGTCTACTGGATGATGGAGGATGCCTGGCGTCCACCGGCATCCGATGGGCGGCCGGAGTGGATGCAACCGTTCGCGCACACCATCGACGCCGCGAAGAAGTACGTCGTCTCGTCGACGCTGGGCTCGGTGGACTGGAACGCCGAGCTGGTCACCGGGGACCTGCGCACGGAGGTCGAGTCGCTCAAGGCGACGTCGGGAGACGGGCTGTACACGGCGGGCGTCACCCTCGCGACGACGCTTGCGGGCTGGGGGCTCATCGACGAGTACACGTTCGTGGTCCACCCTCGCCTCGCCGGGCACGGTCCGCGGCTGTTCGAGGGGCTGCAGGAGCCGCTGGATCTGGAGCTCGTGGATCGCGTCTCGTTCGCCTCCGGCGTGACCGCCGAGACCTACGTGCCGAGGCGCTGA
- a CDS encoding GNAT family N-acetyltransferase — translation MTVGIHLSPLAEIPATTLYRIMWLRVGVFVVEQEAAYPELDGRDIEPGALLAWAEEDGEVLGTLRVLDEGTRWRIGRVVTSAAARGRGVGADLMRLAIDHAIAQDASRPFVLDAQEHLADWYGRFGFVVSGASYVEDRIPHVPMTRSADAAV, via the coding sequence GTGACCGTCGGCATCCATCTGTCCCCGCTCGCCGAGATCCCGGCGACGACCCTCTACCGGATCATGTGGCTGCGGGTCGGCGTGTTCGTCGTCGAGCAGGAGGCCGCCTATCCGGAGCTCGACGGTCGCGACATCGAGCCCGGCGCGCTCCTCGCGTGGGCGGAGGAGGACGGCGAGGTCCTCGGAACGCTCCGCGTGCTGGATGAGGGCACGCGGTGGCGGATCGGACGCGTCGTCACGAGTGCCGCCGCCCGCGGCCGAGGTGTCGGCGCCGACCTCATGCGCCTCGCGATCGATCACGCGATCGCCCAGGACGCCTCGCGCCCGTTCGTCCTCGACGCGCAGGAGCACCTCGCGGACTGGTACGGCCGCTTCGGGTTCGTCGTCAGCGGTGCGTCCTACGTCGAGGACCGCATTCCGCACGTACCGATGACCCGTTCCGCAGACGCCGCAGTGTAG
- a CDS encoding cytochrome P450, translated as MSTIDEPSTAVPSTRAERSADPTLGVVSRPAWRDDSASLLIRGYRFGERIWSRAPRGARSAPLRLLFSDALLVRGAEGVAAFYDDERVARHGAMPPFIQETLFGHDSVHSLDGDEHRHRKATFVSALYEDEQVARLRPHLEREWRHEVDAWIAGGERSAYDAAVGALGRAIMRWAGLPGTGDAKTRWARRQAQIVDGFGVPYSPEYVLAFANRRWSDRHAERLVRAVRAGRLDAQPGTALNAWAWHRDRDGQLLPARLAGIELQNSFRPMIAVARFTAFAAKRLQEHPEWRERIAAEVAERGSLVDGPLATAFAQEIRRTSPFVPMLPAFATQDIEVDGRTVRAGGRIVLDILGTDTDERSWDRADEFGPERFVDVDDYEAIAAFVPHGGADVATGHRCPGEKLAIAGLAASISAMSDPRLAILPAGLDVNERRMPTKPRSGGRVRASGSPAGSARCPFHRA; from the coding sequence ATGTCGACCATCGATGAGCCCTCGACCGCCGTCCCCTCGACCCGCGCGGAGCGCAGCGCGGACCCGACGCTCGGTGTCGTCTCGCGCCCTGCCTGGCGCGACGACTCGGCGTCGCTTCTGATCCGCGGCTACCGGTTCGGTGAGCGAATCTGGAGCCGCGCTCCGCGGGGGGCGCGTTCCGCACCTTTGCGCCTGCTGTTCTCCGACGCGCTGCTCGTCCGCGGTGCCGAGGGTGTGGCGGCGTTCTACGACGACGAGCGTGTGGCACGGCACGGCGCGATGCCGCCGTTCATCCAGGAGACCCTCTTCGGGCACGACTCGGTGCACAGCCTCGACGGCGACGAGCATCGGCACCGCAAGGCCACCTTCGTCTCGGCGCTGTACGAGGACGAGCAGGTCGCCCGGCTGCGTCCGCACCTCGAACGGGAGTGGCGGCACGAGGTCGACGCGTGGATCGCCGGCGGTGAACGATCGGCGTACGACGCGGCGGTCGGTGCTCTGGGACGGGCGATCATGCGCTGGGCGGGGCTGCCGGGGACCGGCGACGCCAAGACGAGATGGGCTCGCCGGCAGGCGCAGATCGTCGACGGCTTCGGAGTGCCGTACTCGCCCGAATACGTGCTGGCGTTCGCGAACCGACGCTGGTCCGACCGTCACGCTGAGCGGCTGGTCCGGGCGGTGCGCGCGGGTCGTCTCGACGCGCAGCCCGGGACGGCGCTGAACGCCTGGGCGTGGCACCGTGATCGCGACGGGCAGTTGCTTCCCGCGCGCCTCGCCGGCATCGAGCTGCAGAACAGCTTCCGGCCGATGATCGCCGTCGCGCGGTTCACGGCCTTTGCGGCGAAGCGGCTGCAGGAGCACCCTGAATGGCGCGAGCGGATCGCGGCGGAGGTCGCCGAGCGCGGATCCCTCGTGGACGGCCCGCTCGCGACGGCGTTCGCGCAGGAGATCCGCCGCACCTCACCGTTCGTTCCGATGCTCCCCGCCTTCGCGACGCAGGACATCGAGGTCGACGGGCGCACGGTCCGCGCCGGCGGGCGGATCGTCCTCGACATCCTCGGCACCGACACGGACGAGCGGTCCTGGGATCGCGCGGACGAGTTCGGTCCCGAGCGCTTCGTCGACGTCGACGACTACGAGGCGATCGCTGCCTTCGTCCCGCACGGCGGCGCCGACGTCGCGACGGGGCACCGCTGCCCGGGCGAGAAGCTCGCGATCGCCGGGCTCGCGGCATCCATCAGCGCGATGAGCGACCCGCGGCTCGCGATCCTTCCGGCGGGCCTCGACGTGAACGAGCGCCGGATGCCGACCAAGCCCCGCTCCGGCGGTCGCGTCCGCGCGAGCGGGTCGCCGGCGGGCAGCGCGCGCTGCCCCTTCCACCGCGCCTGA